GAAGCATCGGGCCAAATCCCCGTTTATACTCCGGATCAGATGAAAGGGAGACAGCCAGCATGGTCCGACCATGAAAATTTCCTTCACAAGCAATGATTTCTGCCTGATTTTCAGCTACACCTTTTACATCATAAGCCCAGCGGCGAGCGGCTTTTACCGCAGTCTCAACCGCTTCTGCCCCAGTATTCATGGGCAAAACCATATTCTTTCCAGTGATTTTGCATACCTTTTCGTAAAAATTCCCCAGCTGGTCATTATGAAAGGCTCGAGAGGTTAAAGTTACACGATCTGCCTGCTCTTTGAGAGCCTTTATAATTTTGGGATGCCGATGTCCCTGATTGACGGCTGAATAAGCGCTTAGCATATCCATGTAACGGTTTCCTTCGGGATCTTCCACCCATACCCCTTCTGCCTTCGATATGACAATGGGTAAAGGATAATAATTATTTGCACCGTATTTTTCGGTTTGTTCAATAATGGTTTCGGAAGTTTTTATTTTAGAAGTTGTCATATTCCATTCTCCTTTAGTCTTATTACATTAATTCTTATAATAATCCTTTATTCGATCATAATATTACCACTATCCCTCCATTGATTACATTCTATTATTTTCTATTTTCATAAATTTGTTTTTGCAAAAATTATGCCAATATGTATTCGCAATCAAAATTAAGAATTCCAAGGAAAAATATCTAAGAATTCTATAAAAACATTGGTTTTCGCTTATTTTTTTGCCCATGTGTGCAAATATATTTGGCATATGCTATTTACATCTGCAAAATAAATTGACAATTATGCCTAATTTTCATACACTTAACAGCAAATAATATTGCTATTCTGAAAAAATAAGGAGACATTGGCCATGAACAGAGAACATGAAATGAATCAACTTATAAAAATGAACCAAATCTATAAAAATCTCCTTGACGAAATAGACGTTGGAGTCCATGTCATTGATGAGAGTGGAAAAACAATCATTTACAACAAGAAAATGATGCAAATGGAATCTATGGATATTGAAGATGTCTTAGACAAAAATTTATTGGAAGTATTCATGTTCGCAGAGGAGCAAGACAGCACCCTTGTCCAAGCTTTAAAGCATGGAAAAATTACAAAAAATGTAAAGCAGACCTATTTCAATTATAAAGGACAGGAAATTACTACCGTGAACGACACATTTCCCATCATAGAAGAAGGAAAAATCGTTGGTGCTATCGAAATTGCAAGAGATGTCACCAAGTTGGAGCGTTTAATCAGGGAAAATATGCTAAAAAAGGGAAATGCCAAGTATACCTTCGACAGCATCATCGGAAAAAGCAAGCAGATTCAAGAAGTAATCGAACATTCAAAAAGAGCGACACGAACCTCTTCATCTGTTTTGATCGTCGGTGAAACTGGGACGGGAAAAGAATTGTTTGCCCAAAGCATCCATAACGGGAGCAACCGCTCATCAGCACCTTTTATCTCACAAAACTGCGCTGCCTTGCCGGATAATCTGATTGAGAGTTTACTATTTGGAACCAAGAAAGGAGCATTCACAGGCTCCATGGAACGGCCTGGATTATTTGAACAGGCAGAGGGGGGGACATTGCTATTAGACGAAATAAACTCCTTAAACCCGAATCTGCAGGCTAAACTATTAAGAGCTCTTCAAGAGAAAACGATCAGGCGGGTGGGAGATACAACAGACCGACAAATTGATGTGCGGATCATCGCAACGATCAATGAAGATCCCATTGATGCCATCAGCAAAAACCGATTGAGAAAGGACTTGTTTTATCGGCTTAGCGTGGTCTCCATCTTTATTCCTCCTCTTCGGGAAAGAAAGGAAGATATTCCTCCTTTAGTCGAGAGCTTTATCCATAAATATAATGATCGGTTTCAAATGAATGTCAAGGGAATCGATAAAGATGTTCATCAATTGTTTCTCGATTATGACTGGCCCGGAAATGTGAGAGAGTTAGAACACATAATTGAAGGAGCGATGAATATCATGTTGGATGAAGAAACCATCACCTTTGATCATCTTCCTGTTCAGTTCCGCCATAGGTCCCTATTTCATAAGCCTCAATTAAAGGAAGAGATATCCCCTATAGCTAAACTCGAATCATTATGGAACAAAGAAAAGCAGCCTCCTAAAAAACTGAAAGATCAGATGGAAGAAGTAGAGGAGTATTATATTCAAAAAATCCTTAAGAACAACAATTATAATATCTCCCGTACTGCTAA
This genomic interval from Microaerobacter geothermalis contains the following:
- a CDS encoding sigma-54 interaction domain-containing protein produces the protein MNREHEMNQLIKMNQIYKNLLDEIDVGVHVIDESGKTIIYNKKMMQMESMDIEDVLDKNLLEVFMFAEEQDSTLVQALKHGKITKNVKQTYFNYKGQEITTVNDTFPIIEEGKIVGAIEIARDVTKLERLIRENMLKKGNAKYTFDSIIGKSKQIQEVIEHSKRATRTSSSVLIVGETGTGKELFAQSIHNGSNRSSAPFISQNCAALPDNLIESLLFGTKKGAFTGSMERPGLFEQAEGGTLLLDEINSLNPNLQAKLLRALQEKTIRRVGDTTDRQIDVRIIATINEDPIDAISKNRLRKDLFYRLSVVSIFIPPLRERKEDIPPLVESFIHKYNDRFQMNVKGIDKDVHQLFLDYDWPGNVRELEHIIEGAMNIMLDEETITFDHLPVQFRHRSLFHKPQLKEEISPIAKLESLWNKEKQPPKKLKDQMEEVEEYYIQKILKNNNYNISRTAKALGISRQSLQYRLRKFNRKI